A stretch of DNA from Schizosaccharomyces osmophilus chromosome 2, complete sequence:
TTTCTTTCACATCTTTCTTCAGTTTGTCCAAAAATGGTCGACCAGTTGGAAAGTAAAGTAGGCGTTTGTGCTGTACAGTGTACagcaaaaacttttgtttatttaatttccaCTAATGGCTTCCTAAAACTAGCGTTATGGCTGACAATAGTAATTAGCCAgcctttttttgtatttctaTGTGAGCATTCGGCGCATGCCAGCCACCGACTCTAAATTCAGAGATGCCTAACAAGCCCAGTCCAAAAAGGAGAATTGTATATAAGATGAAATCAGGGGCTACAAAGGGTTCTGTAGATTAAATCTAATCAGCTCGCTGGCGGAGCTGgatatttctttgttgaagTAGTGACAAAGAATTagagacaaagaaaatctaTAGAACCCCTTGGGATTAAATTGTATTCCAGCCTTACTCTATCATTTCACTTCaagcaaaatgaaatttataCTATTTGTCGCTCTGCTGGTTATGAGTTTCACTAGCCTGGTTCAGGCTAGCAAGTTGGTTGTCGCACACTTCATTGTTGGAAACACATACCCATATACCGTTGAAAATTGGGAACAAGACATTAAGGATGCTCATTCAGCAGGAATTGATGGTTTCGCTTTAAACTTAGGTAGTGATGCTTGGCAAGTCGAGCGTATCAGTGATGCCTACGAAGCAGCTGCTAGCGTATCTTCAGATTTTAAGCTTTTCTTATCCTTTGATATGACCGTTATGCCAGCAAATTCGGATTACATTGAAGGACTAGTGAGAAGATTTGCTAACAGCCCTAATCAATTATGGTGGGATaacaaagtttttgtttcgaCCTTTTCTGGTGAAAGCGACTTTTTCGGATACTCAGATGTTAGTACCGGATGGAATTCTGCTATAAAGGAACCACTAGAATCTGCCGGATAtcctattttctttgctcCAAGTTGGACTTCCTTGGGAGGAGGAGCTTTACAACAAAGCGTAACCGATGGCTTTGTTTCCTGGAACACATGGCCTACAAGTTCTGCTGATATGAATGCTAATGATGACCACTATTACAAGCAATTAGCGAATTCTTTGGGTAAAATTTACATTGCACCTATTTCACCATGGTTTTATACCCACTTAGCTTATAAAAACTGGGCTTACAAAAGTGACTGGCTCTATATGGATCGCTTGCAAGAAATGTTGGATGTTCAACCTGATATGATTGAGGTTTTGACCTGGAATGACTTTGGTGAGTCTCATTATATCGGTAAGGTCCAAGGTGCTTTACCTTATGGATCTGAGGATTATGTTCAAGGCTTTGATCACACTGCTTGGCGCCTTATGATGGCTCCATATATTGCTGCTTATAAAGATGGAGCAACTAAACCCTATATCAACTTTGAGTCTCTCTTTTACTGGTATAGACCTACTTCGAAGTACAGTGTACCTACTAAGGATAGTGTTGGTTATCCTTCTGGCGGTGATTATGATGaagacaaaatttttgCTGTAGTGTATCTGCTGCAGTCTGCTGAAATCACCATCTCGTGCGGTGAAAACAGCCAAACTTTCACTGGCAATGCAGGTGTTAACCGTGTTTCTATAAACATGGTTCCAGGCTCTAGTCCTAGATTCAGTGTTTCTCGACAAGGTAATGAAATGGCTTCACAAACTGGACCTAAAATCGAGGGAACGACTTCTGTTTATAACTTCAATGCCTATACTGGCAcgttgtttttttaaactGATGTTCACTACTCAGCTGAGTTTATACTATAAAATGACTTTTCATTGAGAtggttttgattttttatgttttcctttgctcCTAATGCAGATGTTTGCTGCTCatcctttataaaggaatttATACATATTTTTCGCCATTTCTTTGCTGACATGATACCTTTATTTATAACCCGTCCGAGAACTAAGAAGTTCTTATTAAATGTGTCGGGATATAGATACCAATCGTGACTTTCCCTCatgtttttgattgttCATTTCTGGACTATGCTAATACACACCTCCCTCGTTAATGTTCATCCTATAGAATGCACCAtctctttttcctcttttttgttCGGCTATTAGAATTtatacttttgtttatagaATAACTAATTTAATCAATTAGATTTTTCATCagaaaatccaagaatCATTTCGGGGTAGTAATCTAATATGCCGTATTTATATATCTGTTTATGTAGTAAAAGAGGCAAAAAAGAGCAAGCCTTATTCATCAATATAATTACTTTAAATGTTGTAATAACTTAAAAAGGAGAAAGCAGCAGACTATAATACGAAACAGAAATCCGATTATTAAAGCCAGCTTTAAGTACTTATAGTATCCTTGAAGTGTTTTGAGAGCCCAATTGCCTTGGGGGTATTTGCTAGacatatttcttttgtatttccATGATATGATATTTGTAATAACTCGAAAGTCGTACTGCTGAAAGTAAGGTAAAGTCCATATGATACAGGATTTCGCAGAAGAAGgggaaaagtaaacaaataagtCGACGAATATGCTGTGTGTAATACCCCATAGCAATGGTCGTTTGTCGACGGGAAGCTGAGAAGCTGGTGAATCAATATGAGGTTCTAAACGTATCGCTGAATAGTACAATTTACCAACAAAGAATTGCAAGAAAGGCTCTAAAGAAGGTAAGGTATGACTTGCAATAGCCCGAGAAGGATCAACTTTTATACGAGTAAAAAATGTTGGGCGCAAAAGATCGCTGAGATGGATCCATTGGGCAGAAAACACTTCAGTTTCATCAAGGCGGAACTCACAAAGCTTGGGTAAtacaaaaactaaaaagaaaacagatAGTTAGAATAGTCGTTTATCGAGAAAAGATGCACGTaccaaaagatgaaagcaCTAGTAAAGGAGTGCTACCCCAGTTAGAAGAAATAACTCGTTCATCTAGAGAACCGGCAAGATATGCCCCTTGCTCGCAAAGATCAATACCAACTTCTTCTCTTGTTTCTCGTATAGCAGTGTGAACATCGGATTTATCATCTACTTCACGAACGCCACCAGGCAAAGCGACATGACCAGACCATCGATCTGTTTCACGAAAAGATCTCTGAATTAGTAGGACATGAGGCGTTACACTAGAAGGAATTCGATGGATCCAATTCGGGGTAGATGTTGTTTGAGGAGGGTCTGTTGCAAGAATCACAGCAACGGATGCTCGTTTTTTGAGTCCGTTTGTAACTGAAGCCGGCGTCTTCTGTCCCAAAATCTGCAAGCCTGTAAGTAGATCTAAGtcaaaattcattttaGAGCATTAATAGacgtaaataaacataaaataGACAGATTTTCTTCTGGTTAACTTCTATCATTCAAATACAAGAGACACATATACAGCCTCTGTTTTTCTATTCGAATTCGTTATGATAAACAGAAACAGATAAGTTCAGAAACGATTGCAAACTGTAAGTACGTTTTAAGCTAAGGTAATTAGTAATCCTCGCACAGTACTGTCAATaagtctttgtctttgtcGGAATTGGTTAAAGACGCAGAGCTCAAGATGGGTTTCTGGTATGCAACGTAATTACGAGAGTCAGTAAAAGTCAAAATAAACGCATCAATGGAAGCCTAAATTCAACTGAAACGATTTtacagaaaatgaaaatgataGAAGTATACACGACGTAAAAATATACCTTTCGAAAAGACCGCTAAAACcttgaatttcttcaaaccTTTTTACGTTCCAAGCTACATAATTCTACATAAAAGGTATATTTTTTAGCAATTATTTGGCAACAAAAGgcattttattattctaTGCttgcttgtttatttcttttggtgTACCTTTATGGTGGTGATGCTTATCACTTACACAGGCTTACTACAACTCACTAAATGAATTCAGGTATGTTTGTAATGACTGAAACACAACCATTCACTGCCAGATTCTAAGTCGATTAAACAATGCGTTTTACTGACAGTTTGGAGGCTGGTATTTATCAACCATGGAGGGAACATTACATGGATTATGTGAATCTGAAGCACTTACTGAAGGCGGATGAAGAATCTCCTGTATGGGGAGAAAACGATGAATCGCGTTTCGTATCTGCTCTAGACGACCAGTTGGAAAAGGTAATgctaaaaaaattgaatagaAGGAAAGGAGCGGTTCATTGTATCTGAACATTCAACTGCTTCTTTGAAGAAGCCTTGTTGAGAGTCCTTGAAATACATGAATACTAACATGATAGGTATCTTTGTTTCATCAGAAGATTTGGAATGATTTAAATGAATCACTGACTGGTGTTGAAACCAGTTATGACTCTTCTAACGAATTTACCGACGAAACTATAACAAACGAGGACCGTCTGAAACTATTAGAGCAATTGGACTCTTGTACCGATTTGGTTAAGAGACTGGAAAAATACACCAGGTTAAATCTTActggattttttaaaatcgTAAAGAAGCATGATAAACTACACAGCGAATATTCTCTTCGGCCTCTATTGCAAGTTAGATTACGTGCCTGCTCCTTTGGTAATGTTCAGTATAATCCAATATTGGCTCGcattttttctctttacaACCCGCTTCGTACAAGTCTTAGTGGTGGTCAATCTCTATCGATCCCTCACCGTCATATTCATTCTTCAGATGAAAACATATATCGTAGACGAACATATCGCTTTTGGGTGCATCATGACAACCTCATGGAAGTGAAAACATTTATAATGAGGCGCTTGCCTGTTTTGTATTACTCCGGTAAGCATGGTTTTGATCGAGACCGTTCAGCTGTGTCTGGTATACTTGATCCGATTTCAACTtgtctttattttgataATCCCAATTTCGATCTTTATACCCAAAACTTGGAACGATCTGAACGAGCTTTTTCATTGCGCCTTCATTGGTATGGAAAGTTGAATCCAAAAACCGACATCATAGTAGAACGTATGGTGCGCGAAGGCAGCAGTTTGTCTCATAGTGAAGACCGTTTTGTTTTACGCgagaagaaaattaatgACTTTCTGAAAGAAGCTTATGACCctgatgaaaaaaagagtagAGACGATACTACTGAAGCTTCTGATTCTACTCATAAAAAACAGCTTACGGAAGATGTCCAAAAGCTCATTGGAGAGTTTAATTTACAACCCGTATTAAGATCCGTTTATACCCGTACGGCTTTCCAGATTCCTGGTGATGATTCTGTGCGCGTTAATTTAGACTCGGATTGGGTAATGATTCGCGAAGATTCTTTTGATCAAGAGCGACCTTGTCGTGATCCTGTCGATTGGCACAGACATGATATTGACGACGCCGACTTTCCTTATAAGCACCTTCGTAAGGGTGAACATTTTCGATTTCCCTACAGCGTACTGGAAATTCGAGAGTGCTTAAAACCAGATGAAGAGGAGCCATTATGGGTCTCTGAGCTTCGGGGTTCTCATTTAATATCAGAAGTTGATGGATTCTCTAAGTATGAGCACGGAGTAgctgttttgtttgaaagGCATGTCCCACTTTTGCCGATGTGGTTATTTTCTATGGAGCAGGATATTAGAAAAGATCCTCGATCTACCTACCCGGTTTCGAAAGATGATTCCAATTCAAGTAATATCTACGTCAAACGAAGAGACGAAACTATTTTTACTGATGAATCACCACCGAAGTCTACTAAAAAGACACCGGTCGTTTCGCGACGCTCGCAAGCGTCTAATGCTCAGATGGCAGCGCCGCAAATCCAACAATTTAAGCATCCTCATGGAGATCActttaattttaaaagtatTCCTGGTTTGTTAAAACCGTCTACCTATGGCTCAATTTATCGTCCTGGCAAAACCTATACGACACCCCCTCATATCCAGAAGCCGGAAATTCCTCTTCGGGTCAGTGGTCCTGTTAAAGTAGAGACTAAAGTCTGGCTTGCTAATGAGCGGACATATCTTAATTGGCTTCACGTTGTTGTTCTGTTTGGTTCCTTATCATTGGCTTTATTTAACAGCGCCGGTGAGAAAACGGGGCGTATTTTTGGTAGCATTTACGTGCTGCTTGCCGTTTTCATGGGTTTTTATGCTTGGAGGCTTCACGCTAAGCGTTGTAATCTGATTATGACTCGTAGTCCTGCTCCTATGACTGAATATTGGGGTCCCTTATTTGTTGGTGTTGCTTTGGCTATTTCACTGATTGCTAATATGGCATTTGCGTTAAGAGGAGCAGTTCACCGAAATTTAATTGAAGATGATCATGTTCTTGTGAAAATCTTTTGCAAGCagttttcttgaaaattATGATGGTGTTATAGAAATGATCTTGattatttttggatttttgatTCATAATTGTAGCCATTCACCAGATTTAATGCGTGCGACTCCATAATTTCGCGTTGTCCATAAatactatttattttgtgATTGTTTAATAATACGTTCTGGGTTTGCTAACGATGCTTACTTTAGTAAGTGCTATAATGAATAAAAGCTAATATTGCTAGCGCATAAAAACTTCTGTTTTGTAGGTATCTATCATTAAATCTATAAATTTTGGATTAATACAGAGTAAGGTAAAAAGAGTGAAGAAGGATATCGTAAGCTCACATTAATGATGAATTGTGACTCAGGGACTTCTCCATGAAAGAAGTTAATTGATTACAAAAGGAAGGTAAACATTTTTAAGGAGAAAGAGGTAGTTTTAAAGGAGGGACTTGGTACGGAGAAACAAAGGATGGTTTCCGTATTCGTTAGGTCAAAAAGAACGtatgaaatttttaaatgcaaatgaaaatgccaaattccaaaaaaataatatgaaaatgaaaagcaataagAAATAGCTTAAGGGAATGGGAAATCGGTTTGGTCCACATAGCAAGATATGACAGAGGAAATTAAAGGCAAGCTGTTGAATTAGCTAATTATCGAAAAATCCTTCGTCATGAAAAGCTTTCCACAATCGACTAGCTTTATTAACATCAACGCGACTTGCGCGTTGAGCATCTGTTTTACGAAAACTTAGACCTTGAGAACGACGATTGTGCCATTCGGCAAAAATACGACGCTTGTTGTCTAAATAGATAAGACAGGGAAGGCGAAGAGTGGCTGCAAGTTGTATTTCGGCTGGATGGAGAAGATGTCGATGTTCGTCATTAGACAAATCAAGAGGTGGACCTTTCCATTCACTACGCAAAGGGCGAGAATGTGCTCTTTTATCAAGGGTGGACATGTCTGGGGAATAATCAGGAAGCATTTCAAAAGGGGTATTAGCAACGTCAAGTACCTGACtagtagaagaaaattctcGGCTGGATTGTTTAAATCTAGTAGTCATTGATTTTGAGTAAAAATGGCTTCTAGAGGAGGAAGAGACAGGTGTAGTAGAGCGAGATTCCGAGAAATCAGGCGAAGCCCTTGGGGTTTCTGCGACGACTTTTGATTCAACCGTAGCGGAGGTGGTACTAACCATTCGGCGAGGACGTTTAGCGGGAGAAGAAGACGCAGGGGTGACAGTAGGTAAATGACGGTGTAGCCAATGTCTTTCCCTAAGAAGCCAAGCTCTGGGAGAGTTCTGGTAGGCCCTGTACACTTGCGAAGTTAACTGAGCACCAGATGAAGATGTTGGCCGCTGGTTAGAAATAGTGACAGCTTGTTTAGAAGGTGTGGTTGGTCGACTACATCGAATTACATCCCCATTGTCTGACAAAATACTAGGAGAAAGCGGTGAAGGAGGAAAAGATATGAGATGTTGATAGGATTTCATCGCAGAAGAACAAACATCTTTGTCCAAAGATTT
This window harbors:
- the vtc2 gene encoding vacuolar transporter chaperone (VTC) complex polyphosphate synthetase subunit Vtc2/3; protein product: MRFTDSLEAGIYQPWREHYMDYVNLKHLLKADEESPVWGENDESRFVSALDDQLEKVSLFHQKIWNDLNESLTGVETSYDSSNEFTDETITNEDRLKLLEQLDSCTDLVKRLEKYTRLNLTGFFKIVKKHDKLHSEYSLRPLLQVRLRACSFGNVQYNPILARIFSLYNPLRTSLSGGQSLSIPHRHIHSSDENIYRRRTYRFWVHHDNLMEVKTFIMRRLPVLYYSGKHGFDRDRSAVSGILDPISTCLYFDNPNFDLYTQNLERSERAFSLRLHWYGKLNPKTDIIVERMVREGSSLSHSEDRFVLREKKINDFLKEAYDPDEKKSRDDTTEASDSTHKKQLTEDVQKLIGEFNLQPVLRSVYTRTAFQIPGDDSVRVNLDSDWVMIREDSFDQERPCRDPVDWHRHDIDDADFPYKHLRKGEHFRFPYSVLEIRECLKPDEEEPLWVSELRGSHLISEVDGFSKYEHGVAVLFERHVPLLPMWLFSMEQDIRKDPRSTYPVSKDDSNSSNIYVKRRDETIFTDESPPKSTKKTPVVSRRSQASNAQMAAPQIQQFKHPHGDHFNFKSIPGLLKPSTYGSIYRPGKTYTTPPHIQKPEIPLRVSGPVKVETKVWLANERTYLNWLHVVVLFGSLSLALFNSAGEKTGRIFGSIYVLLAVFMGFYAWRLHAKRCNLIMTRSPAPMTEYWGPLFVGVALAISLIANMAFALRGAVHRNLIEDDHVLVKIFCKQFS
- the agn1 gene encoding cell wall glucan endo-1,3-alpha-glucosidase Agn1, whose translation is MKFILFVALLVMSFTSLVQASKLVVAHFIVGNTYPYTVENWEQDIKDAHSAGIDGFALNLGSDAWQVERISDAYEAAASVSSDFKLFLSFDMTVMPANSDYIEGLVRRFANSPNQLWWDNKVFVSTFSGESDFFGYSDVSTGWNSAIKEPLESAGYPIFFAPSWTSLGGGALQQSVTDGFVSWNTWPTSSADMNANDDHYYKQLANSLGKIYIAPISPWFYTHLAYKNWAYKSDWLYMDRLQEMLDVQPDMIEVLTWNDFGESHYIGKVQGALPYGSEDYVQGFDHTAWRLMMAPYIAAYKDGATKPYINFESLFYWYRPTSKYSVPTKDSVGYPSGGDYDEDKIFAVVYLLQSAEITISCGENSQTFTGNAGVNRVSINMVPGSSPRFSVSRQGNEMASQTGPKIEGTTSVYNFNAYTGTLFF
- the laf1 gene encoding Clr6 L associated factor 1 Laf1 translates to MQSPSTSASVVSSNSSLAKSLDKDVCSSAMKSYQHLISFPPSPLSPSILSDNGDVIRCSRPTTPSKQAVTISNQRPTSSSGAQLTSQVYRAYQNSPRAWLLRERHWLHRHLPTVTPASSSPAKRPRRMVSTTSATVESKVVAETPRASPDFSESRSTTPVSSSSRSHFYSKSMTTRFKQSSREFSSTSQVLDVANTPFEMLPDYSPDMSTLDKRAHSRPLRSEWKGPPLDLSNDEHRHLLHPAEIQLAATLRLPCLIYLDNKRRIFAEWHNRRSQGLSFRKTDAQRASRVDVNKASRLWKAFHDEGFFDN
- a CDS encoding Nudix family hydrolase, producing the protein MNFDLDLLTGLQILGQKTPASVTNGLKKRASVAVILATDPPQTTSTPNWIHRIPSSVTPHVLLIQRSFRETDRWSGHVALPGGVREVDDKSDVHTAIRETREEVGIDLCEQGAYLAGSLDERVISSNWGSTPLLVLSSFVFVLPKLCEFRLDETEVFSAQWIHLSDLLRPTFFTRIKVDPSRAIASHTLPSLEPFLQFFVGKLYYSAIRLEPHIDSPASQLPVDKRPLLWGITHSIFVDLFVYFSPSSAKSCIIWTLPYFQQYDFRVITNIISWKYKRNMSSKYPQGNWALKTLQGYYKYLKLALIIGFLFRIIVCCFLLFKLLQHLK